Proteins from a genomic interval of Clostridium scatologenes:
- a CDS encoding TrmH family RNA methyltransferase yields the protein MEVIISKDNSLIKETKKLKEKKYRTKNNQFLIEGFRFVEEALKSEFQVPMIFVSESHKSRFESFDIESKLQKSTKVYWVSEQVLKLLSDTETPQGITAVVDNKELNVENKEGFYVLVDKVQDPGNMGTIIRTAHASKALGVIITKGTVDIYNEKTLRSTMGSIFHVPVIQDNDLNKVNFLKEKGFNLVASSLNTDKNFYDVDLKGKKIIAVGNEGSGISDDIYNMADIKVKIPMPGGAESLNVAVAAGVMMFEVIRQSLI from the coding sequence ATGGAAGTAATTATAAGTAAAGATAATTCATTAATAAAGGAAACAAAAAAGCTAAAGGAAAAAAAATATAGGACTAAGAATAATCAGTTTCTAATTGAAGGATTTAGATTTGTTGAGGAAGCTTTAAAATCAGAATTTCAAGTACCAATGATTTTTGTAAGTGAGAGTCATAAAAGCAGGTTCGAAAGTTTTGATATCGAAAGTAAACTTCAAAAGAGTACTAAGGTTTACTGGGTTTCAGAACAAGTATTAAAGCTTTTAAGTGATACGGAAACTCCACAAGGTATAACTGCAGTAGTGGATAATAAAGAATTAAATGTGGAAAACAAAGAAGGATTTTATGTACTTGTGGATAAAGTTCAGGATCCAGGGAATATGGGTACTATTATAAGAACCGCTCATGCATCTAAAGCTCTTGGAGTAATAATTACTAAAGGGACTGTAGATATATATAATGAAAAGACCTTAAGATCAACTATGGGATCCATATTTCATGTACCTGTAATACAGGATAATGATTTAAATAAAGTAAATTTTCTAAAAGAAAAGGGATTTAATTTAGTTGCTAGTTCACTTAATACAGATAAGAATTTTTATGATGTGGATTTAAAAGGAAAAAAAATAATAGCTGTTGGCAATGAAGGTAGTGGCATAAGTGATGATATATATAATATGGCTGATATAAAGGTGAAGATACCAATGCCAGGAGGAGCAGAGTCTCTCAATGTAGCTGTAGCTGCTGGAGTTATGATGTTTGAAGTTATACGCCAGAGCCTTATATAG
- the pheS gene encoding phenylalanine--tRNA ligase subunit alpha yields the protein MKEKLELIKNNALEKIKNISSSSEFENIRVKYLGKKGELTQILRGMGALSAEERPAVGKIANEVRAVLENAIEEGINNIKNKEKKVRLQNEVIDISMPGIKQNLGRRHPLEQTLNEMKDIFITMGFTIEDGPEVELDYYNFEALNIPKNHPARGEQDTFYINDNIVLRTQTSPIQIRTMEKEKPPIKMISPGKVYRSDAVDATHSPIFYQMEGLVVDKGVTFADLKGTLELFAKKMFGDKVKTKFRPHHFPFTEPSAEMDATCFVCGGEGCRVCKGEGWIELLGCGMVHPDVLRNCGIDPEIYSGFAFGFGVDRMVMLKYGLDDIRQLYESDMRFLNQF from the coding sequence ATGAAAGAAAAATTAGAACTTATAAAAAATAATGCTTTAGAAAAAATAAAAAATATTTCAAGTAGCTCTGAATTTGAAAACATAAGAGTAAAATATCTTGGAAAAAAAGGTGAATTAACACAAATACTTAGAGGTATGGGAGCTCTTTCAGCAGAAGAAAGACCTGCAGTTGGAAAAATAGCAAATGAGGTAAGAGCAGTATTAGAAAATGCCATAGAAGAAGGAATCAATAACATTAAAAACAAAGAAAAGAAGGTAAGACTTCAAAATGAAGTAATAGATATTTCTATGCCAGGAATAAAACAAAATTTAGGTAGAAGGCACCCATTGGAACAAACTTTAAATGAAATGAAGGATATATTCATAACTATGGGATTTACTATAGAAGATGGTCCAGAAGTAGAACTAGATTATTATAACTTTGAAGCATTAAATATACCTAAGAATCATCCAGCAAGAGGTGAACAAGATACTTTCTATATAAATGACAACATAGTTTTGAGAACTCAAACATCTCCAATACAAATTAGAACTATGGAAAAAGAAAAACCACCAATAAAAATGATATCTCCAGGAAAAGTATATCGTTCAGATGCTGTAGATGCTACTCATTCACCAATATTTTATCAAATGGAAGGCTTAGTAGTAGATAAAGGTGTTACTTTTGCGGATTTAAAAGGTACTCTTGAATTATTTGCAAAAAAGATGTTTGGAGATAAAGTTAAAACTAAATTTAGACCACATCATTTCCCATTTACAGAACCTTCAGCAGAAATGGATGCTACTTGCTTTGTATGTGGTGGAGAAGGCTGTAGAGTATGTAAAGGAGAAGGTTGGATTGAACTTTTAGGTTGTGGAATGGTTCATCCAGATGTTCTAAGAAATTGTGGTATAGATCCAGAAATCTATAGTGGATTTGCTTTTGGTTTTGGTGTAGATAGAATGGTTATGCTTAAATATGGACTTGATGATATAAGACAGTTATATGAAAGTGATATGAGATTCTTAAACCAATTTTAA
- the pheT gene encoding phenylalanine--tRNA ligase subunit beta: protein MKVPVKWLKDYVDIDIPAKELGDRLTLSGSKVEGIETTGDEIQNVVTGKIVEIVKHPEADKLSICQVDINKEELLQIVTAATNMKEQDVIPVALHGSTLHGGLKIKKGKLRGEVSNGMFCSEEELGIAGDEPVHGLMILPQDTPLGKDIKEVLDMTSSVIDFEITSNRPDCLSVVGIARETAATLGGRKYKMPELKFEAVCKDNIKDELKVDIKDKLCRRYMARGVKNIKIQPSPGWMQDRLLEAGVRPINNMVDITNFVMLELGQPMHAFDARQITSKNIVVERALDGEKFTTLDDEERILDSNVLNIKDGDRTIGLAGIMGGLNSEVQDDTTSIIFESATFDGTNIRISANKLALRTEASSRFEKDLDPNLAEIALDRACHLVQELEAGEVMEGTIDIYPEKLERHTLEVDSNWINTFLGTDISKEDMKEYLDRLELNTEVKEDNLVIDVPTFRSDINIREDVAEEVARIYGYSNVPTTIIKSVNARGGKSVKQKLDDKLVETLMCSGLNQSISYSFVSPKVFDKILLPEDSDLRKVVSVRNPLGEDYSIMRTTTVPSMMEALGRNYSRNNPYVRIFEMGKVYIPNEDENKLPEERNILTLGLYGDADYFHVKGVVENILENLGIDKFSFKRESENPSFHPGKTASLYIKKDLVGILGEIHPDVAENYGVDERCYIAELNIDVLYKYANMDKKYKAIPKFPAVTRDMAILVDDSILVQDIEEIMNKQGGHLLESIKLFDVYKGEQIPEGKKSIAYSLIYREENKTLTDNEVNKVHDKIVRTLENRLGAQLR from the coding sequence ATGAAAGTTCCAGTTAAATGGTTAAAAGATTATGTGGATATAGATATTCCAGCTAAAGAGCTTGGAGATAGACTTACTTTAAGTGGTTCAAAGGTTGAAGGAATAGAAACTACAGGAGATGAAATCCAAAATGTAGTTACAGGAAAGATAGTAGAAATAGTTAAACATCCAGAAGCTGATAAATTATCTATATGTCAGGTAGATATAAATAAAGAAGAGTTATTACAAATTGTTACAGCAGCAACTAATATGAAGGAACAGGATGTAATTCCAGTAGCACTTCATGGATCTACACTACATGGTGGACTCAAGATAAAAAAAGGCAAACTTAGAGGAGAAGTTTCTAATGGTATGTTCTGCTCAGAAGAAGAGCTTGGAATAGCTGGAGATGAACCAGTTCATGGTCTTATGATACTTCCGCAAGACACACCATTAGGTAAAGATATAAAAGAAGTTTTAGATATGACAAGTTCTGTAATAGATTTTGAGATAACTTCAAACAGACCTGATTGTTTAAGTGTTGTAGGAATTGCAAGAGAAACTGCTGCAACTTTAGGTGGCAGAAAGTATAAAATGCCAGAACTAAAATTTGAAGCTGTATGCAAAGATAATATAAAGGATGAATTAAAAGTAGATATAAAAGATAAGCTTTGCAGAAGATATATGGCAAGAGGCGTTAAAAATATTAAAATTCAACCATCACCAGGTTGGATGCAGGATAGATTACTAGAAGCTGGAGTAAGACCAATAAATAATATGGTGGATATCACCAATTTTGTTATGTTAGAGCTTGGTCAGCCTATGCATGCTTTTGATGCAAGACAGATAACATCTAAAAATATAGTAGTGGAAAGAGCGCTAGATGGAGAAAAGTTTACAACTTTAGATGATGAAGAAAGAATTTTAGATTCAAATGTACTTAATATAAAAGATGGAGATAGAACTATAGGACTTGCTGGAATAATGGGTGGATTAAATTCAGAAGTCCAAGATGATACTACTTCAATAATATTTGAAAGTGCAACTTTTGATGGAACAAATATAAGAATTTCAGCTAACAAATTAGCACTTAGAACAGAAGCATCTTCAAGATTTGAAAAGGACTTAGATCCAAACTTAGCAGAAATTGCTTTAGATAGAGCTTGTCATCTAGTGCAAGAGTTAGAAGCTGGGGAAGTTATGGAAGGTACCATAGACATTTACCCAGAAAAGTTAGAAAGACATACTTTAGAAGTTGATTCTAATTGGATAAATACATTTTTAGGTACAGATATATCAAAAGAAGACATGAAAGAGTATTTAGATAGATTAGAACTAAACACAGAAGTTAAAGAAGATAATTTAGTTATAGATGTACCAACATTTAGATCAGATATAAATATAAGAGAAGATGTAGCAGAAGAAGTAGCAAGAATATATGGATATAGCAATGTCCCAACCACTATAATAAAAAGTGTTAATGCAAGAGGTGGAAAGAGCGTAAAACAAAAATTAGATGATAAGTTAGTAGAAACTTTAATGTGCAGTGGACTTAATCAATCTATAAGTTATTCTTTTGTAAGTCCTAAGGTTTTTGATAAAATTCTTTTACCTGAAGATAGTGATTTAAGAAAAGTTGTATCTGTAAGGAATCCACTAGGTGAAGATTACAGCATAATGAGAACAACAACTGTACCTTCCATGATGGAAGCACTAGGAAGAAATTATTCAAGAAATAACCCATATGTAAGAATTTTTGAAATGGGTAAGGTATATATTCCAAATGAAGATGAAAACAAACTTCCAGAAGAGAGAAATATTCTTACTTTAGGATTATATGGTGATGCAGATTATTTCCATGTAAAAGGAGTAGTTGAAAACATACTTGAAAATTTAGGAATTGATAAGTTTTCTTTTAAAAGAGAAAGTGAAAATCCTAGTTTCCATCCAGGAAAAACAGCATCACTTTATATAAAGAAGGATTTAGTAGGTATTTTAGGAGAAATCCATCCTGATGTAGCAGAAAACTATGGTGTTGATGAAAGATGTTATATTGCAGAATTAAATATAGATGTATTATATAAATATGCAAATATGGATAAGAAGTATAAGGCAATCCCTAAGTTCCCTGCAGTAACAAGGGATATGGCTATATTGGTAGATGATAGTATACTTGTGCAAGATATTGAAGAAATAATGAATAAGCAGGGTGGACATTTATTAGAAAGTATAAAATTATTTGATGTATATAAAGGAGAGCAAATACCAGAAGGTAAGAAGAGTATAGCTTATTCACTTATATACAGAGAAGAGAATAAAACTTTAACAGATAATGAAGTAAATAAAGTTCATGATAAAATAGTTAGAACATTGGAAAATAGGCTTGGAGCACAACTTAGGTAG
- the zapA gene encoding cell division protein ZapA: MNVITVKINGIEYNLKGDEQEEYLHKVAGYVDKKVKNILENNGKLSTSSAAILSAINIVDDMFKKQKEYERLYNDFEQMTKLQKSYEEQIQSLKKQLKHMEEYNAELQQKLKNDVNAQYLEQKDHHIEKLMKEMEVMQNTAQKYMKENTEIKSENKEMKFQLQSSKYKIIDLQHKLLENQISLAQEKKKNNPLLNSQQGTK; encoded by the coding sequence ATGAATGTTATAACCGTTAAGATAAATGGAATAGAATATAATTTAAAAGGTGATGAACAAGAAGAATATTTACATAAAGTTGCGGGCTATGTAGATAAGAAAGTTAAAAATATATTGGAGAATAATGGTAAGCTTAGTACATCATCAGCAGCAATTCTTTCGGCAATAAATATAGTGGATGATATGTTTAAAAAGCAAAAGGAATATGAAAGGCTTTATAATGATTTTGAACAAATGACTAAGTTACAAAAAAGTTATGAAGAACAAATTCAATCTTTAAAAAAGCAATTGAAACATATGGAAGAATATAATGCAGAGCTTCAGCAAAAATTAAAGAATGATGTGAATGCCCAATATTTGGAGCAAAAAGATCACCATATAGAAAAGTTAATGAAAGAAATGGAAGTAATGCAGAACACGGCTCAAAAATATATGAAAGAAAATACGGAAATTAAATCGGAAAATAAGGAAATGAAATTTCAATTACAGTCTTCTAAATATAAAATTATAGATTTACAGCATAAGTTATTGGAAAACCAAATAAGTTTAGCACAAGAGAAAAAAAAAAATAATCCTTTATTGAATAGTCAACAAGGAACTAAATAA
- a CDS encoding glycerol-3-phosphate responsive antiterminator codes for MFKRFTIIPSVRDLRNFETALKSVSNVIFLSEVHLGNLKSLIKKCHDNNKIALVNIDLVGGLATDQMGIKLLKNLFKVDGVISSNLTNVNMAKMSGLYAIQRFFLIDSRGLESGLKALKNSKCDAIEVLPGSMSTSFKEEITKVRDVPLLGGGFVTEKSNVIEIYKAGFVGVTTSEKKLWDDYSYLKQNS; via the coding sequence ATGTTTAAACGGTTTACTATAATACCGTCTGTTCGTGATTTGAGAAATTTTGAAACTGCTCTAAAGTCTGTTTCAAATGTAATCTTTCTATCTGAAGTTCATTTAGGAAATCTTAAATCTTTAATTAAGAAGTGTCATGATAATAATAAAATAGCTTTAGTGAACATAGATTTAGTAGGTGGACTAGCTACTGATCAAATGGGAATAAAGTTGCTGAAAAATTTGTTTAAGGTTGATGGTGTAATTTCATCTAACTTAACAAATGTAAATATGGCTAAAATGTCAGGATTATATGCTATACAACGATTTTTTCTTATAGATTCTAGGGGACTGGAATCAGGACTAAAAGCATTAAAAAATAGTAAATGTGATGCAATTGAAGTTTTACCTGGTTCAATGTCCACAAGTTTTAAAGAAGAGATAACTAAAGTTAGAGATGTACCTCTATTAGGAGGAGGATTTGTAACCGAAAAGTCAAATGTTATAGAAATTTACAAAGCTGGCTTTGTAGGAGTTACTACAAGCGAAAAGAAACTTTGGGATGATTATAGTTATTTAAAACAAAATAGTTAA
- a CDS encoding PTS galactitol transporter subunit IIC — MSIIKTLINMGPSVMMPIIFFILAIVFGVKIGKAFKAGMLVGIGFVGINLVIGLLLGSLGPAAQAMVKRFGLSLTVVDPGWPVGSTIGWGSPIVPIVVFGALLINLILLIFNLTKTVNIDIFNYWHFLLTGGVVYAVTNNIAIASAGALIHFLVTLFIADRTAPRIQKSFNLKGVSFTHATSAIYVPIGIVVNWIIEKIPGLRDIDANPDKITKKFGVMGEPLTLGTILGIVLGILAGWGATDIMTLGIKVAAVMVLLPAMINVLVEGLITVRDAAEISLKKKFPNREFYIGLDTALLVGDPAVLASGLLLIPASLLLAIILPGNKLLPFVDLASLVFLVPMVAPYCKNNVIRIFISGLVIMTLILYAGTDISPYYTEAAKIANVTLPSGVSSSTGMAGIVGGATTPLGWLIIKLSMLFS, encoded by the coding sequence ATGTCAATAATTAAAACATTAATCAATATGGGACCTTCGGTAATGATGCCAATTATATTTTTTATATTGGCTATAGTATTTGGAGTGAAAATAGGCAAGGCATTTAAGGCAGGAATGCTTGTAGGAATTGGATTTGTGGGTATTAACCTTGTGATTGGACTGCTTTTGGGAAGCTTGGGACCAGCAGCTCAAGCAATGGTTAAAAGGTTTGGATTAAGCCTTACAGTAGTGGATCCAGGATGGCCTGTTGGATCTACAATAGGTTGGGGATCACCTATTGTTCCAATTGTTGTCTTTGGTGCACTTTTAATTAACTTAATATTGCTAATATTTAATCTTACGAAAACTGTCAATATAGATATATTCAATTATTGGCATTTCTTATTAACAGGTGGAGTAGTATATGCAGTTACAAATAATATAGCTATTGCATCAGCAGGTGCTTTAATTCATTTTTTAGTTACACTTTTTATAGCAGATAGAACTGCACCTAGGATTCAAAAAAGTTTTAATTTAAAAGGAGTATCTTTTACGCATGCTACTTCAGCAATTTATGTACCTATTGGAATTGTTGTCAATTGGATAATTGAAAAAATACCAGGATTAAGAGATATTGATGCAAACCCAGATAAAATAACTAAAAAATTTGGTGTTATGGGGGAACCTCTTACACTTGGAACTATACTTGGAATTGTACTTGGAATATTAGCTGGTTGGGGAGCAACAGACATAATGACCTTAGGAATTAAGGTTGCAGCAGTTATGGTGTTACTTCCAGCAATGATAAATGTTCTTGTAGAAGGACTTATTACTGTAAGAGATGCTGCAGAAATTTCACTTAAAAAGAAATTTCCTAATAGGGAATTTTATATTGGACTTGATACAGCTTTATTAGTTGGAGATCCTGCAGTACTTGCTAGTGGACTTTTACTAATACCAGCATCGCTTTTACTTGCTATTATTTTACCAGGAAATAAGTTATTGCCATTTGTAGATTTAGCATCACTTGTTTTTTTAGTACCTATGGTTGCTCCTTACTGTAAAAACAATGTAATAAGAATATTTATTTCAGGGCTTGTTATTATGACACTGATATTATATGCAGGAACAGATATATCACCTTATTATACAGAGGCAGCTAAAATTGCAAATGTAACACTTCCGAGTGGAGTATCAAGTTCTACAGGTATGGCAGGTATAGTTGGAGGAGCTACAACACCATTAGGATGGTTGATTATAAAGTTATCAATGTTATTTAGTTAA
- a CDS encoding FGGY-family carbohydrate kinase yields the protein MSKYLMGIDNGGTMSKAALYDLSGKEIAVSSHKTKMIMPKPGFTERDMGEMWQANVDAIRDVIAKGKINPKDIAGISTTGHGNGMYLINENGKPAYNGIISTDIRAKDYVSKWYSNGTFEKVLPKTMQSIWAGQPIALLAWFKDNMQEVIKDTKWILMCKDYVRFCLTGKAYAEITDISGTNLMNVRDVKYDESLLDEFGLKEIIEKLPPIKYSSEICGYVTKEAAEATGLLEGTPVAGGLFDIDSSAIATGITTEDKLCIIAGTWSINEYISKKPIVSKDLFMTSLYCMEGYWLTTEASPTSASNLEWFVTEFMGEEKIKGKDINKSVYEYANEMVESVNAKDTNIVFLPFLYGTNVDADAKASFIGLSGWHTKAHLLRAIYEGVAFCHKAHIDKLLEFRDKPKAIRIAGGAAKSKIWVQIFADVLQLPIEVTTSTELGALGAAICAGIATNNFKSFDSAADSMVNVAYTCMPNQALKDIYNKKYNIYTETIQVLTSVFKKI from the coding sequence ATGTCTAAATATTTAATGGGTATAGATAATGGTGGAACAATGTCAAAAGCCGCACTTTATGATTTATCAGGAAAAGAAATAGCTGTATCATCTCATAAAACAAAAATGATTATGCCTAAACCAGGTTTTACTGAAAGAGATATGGGCGAAATGTGGCAGGCAAATGTAGATGCTATTAGAGATGTAATAGCTAAAGGAAAAATAAATCCTAAAGATATAGCAGGAATTTCTACAACAGGACATGGAAATGGTATGTATCTTATAAATGAAAATGGCAAACCAGCTTATAATGGAATAATATCTACTGATATAAGAGCAAAAGATTATGTTAGTAAATGGTATAGTAATGGAACTTTTGAAAAAGTTCTTCCCAAAACAATGCAGAGCATATGGGCTGGTCAACCAATAGCACTTCTTGCTTGGTTTAAAGATAATATGCAAGAAGTAATAAAGGACACCAAATGGATTCTTATGTGTAAAGACTACGTTAGATTTTGTTTGACAGGAAAAGCTTATGCTGAAATTACTGATATTTCAGGAACAAATTTGATGAATGTTAGAGATGTAAAATATGATGAAAGTTTATTAGATGAATTTGGACTTAAGGAAATAATAGAAAAACTTCCACCTATAAAGTATTCATCTGAGATATGCGGATATGTTACAAAAGAGGCAGCGGAAGCTACTGGACTTTTAGAGGGTACACCAGTTGCTGGAGGATTGTTTGATATAGATTCCTCAGCAATAGCTACAGGAATTACAACAGAAGATAAACTTTGTATAATTGCAGGAACGTGGAGTATAAATGAATATATAAGTAAGAAACCTATTGTATCAAAAGATTTGTTTATGACATCGCTATATTGTATGGAAGGATATTGGCTTACAACAGAAGCAAGTCCAACATCTGCATCTAATTTAGAATGGTTTGTTACTGAATTTATGGGTGAAGAAAAAATTAAGGGTAAAGATATAAATAAATCAGTTTATGAGTATGCCAATGAAATGGTTGAAAGTGTAAATGCAAAAGATACAAATATAGTATTTTTACCTTTTCTATATGGTACAAATGTTGATGCTGATGCAAAAGCAAGTTTTATTGGCTTGAGTGGATGGCATACAAAGGCACACCTATTAAGGGCAATTTATGAAGGTGTTGCATTTTGTCATAAAGCACATATTGATAAATTACTTGAATTTAGAGATAAACCTAAAGCTATTAGAATAGCAGGTGGAGCTGCTAAGTCTAAAATATGGGTTCAAATATTTGCAGATGTTCTTCAATTACCAATAGAAGTTACTACAAGTACAGAATTAGGAGCTCTAGGAGCTGCAATATGTGCTGGTATCGCTACAAATAATTTTAAATCATTTGATTCTGCTGCCGATTCAATGGTAAATGTAGCTTATACCTGTATGCCAAATCAAGCACTGAAAGATATTTACAATAAAAAGTATAATATTTATACTGAAACAATTCAAGTGCTAACTTCTGTATTTAAAAAAATATAA
- a CDS encoding SDR family NAD(P)-dependent oxidoreductase, protein MDLKLKNKCAIVTGGSRGVGKGIALALAKEGAYVVVNYNKSEKSSKDVVDEIIKNGGRALSVKADLGNSQDCINLINEAEKEFGSVDILINNAGIWPKNWIQDITLDEWKKTIDVNLTSVFLTSQAFSKNNILRKTSGKILNITSQAAFHGSTTGHAHYAASKAGVVALTVSMARELAKYGINVNAVALGIVKTDMVSKALEKNEDYYINRIPIGRVATPDDIGKIVTFMVSDAASYITGATIDATGGMLMR, encoded by the coding sequence ATGGATTTAAAACTGAAGAATAAATGTGCTATTGTTACTGGAGGATCAAGAGGAGTAGGTAAAGGGATAGCACTTGCACTAGCAAAAGAAGGTGCATATGTTGTAGTGAATTACAATAAAAGTGAAAAATCCTCTAAAGATGTAGTAGATGAAATTATAAAAAATGGAGGAAGAGCATTATCCGTTAAAGCTGACCTTGGTAATTCACAAGATTGTATTAATTTGATAAATGAAGCTGAAAAAGAATTTGGTAGCGTAGACATATTGATTAACAATGCTGGAATATGGCCTAAAAATTGGATTCAAGATATTACTTTAGATGAATGGAAAAAAACTATAGATGTAAATTTAACATCAGTTTTTTTAACAAGTCAGGCTTTTTCAAAAAATAATATATTGAGGAAAACATCTGGAAAAATACTAAATATAACTTCTCAAGCTGCATTTCATGGATCAACTACAGGTCATGCTCATTATGCTGCAAGTAAAGCAGGTGTTGTAGCGCTTACAGTGTCTATGGCAAGAGAGTTAGCTAAATACGGTATAAATGTAAATGCAGTAGCTCTTGGTATAGTGAAAACTGACATGGTAAGCAAAGCACTTGAGAAGAATGAAGATTATTATATAAATAGAATACCTATTGGTAGAGTAGCTACTCCTGATGATATAGGTAAAATAGTAACGTTTATGGTATCAGATGCTGCAAGTTATATTACAGGTGCAACTATAGATGCTACAGGTGGAATGTTAATGCGATAG
- a CDS encoding class II fructose-bisphosphate aldolase, with translation MLVTLNEILKKAREEHYAVPAFDCTEDVLIRTILDTAEEKKSPVILMVLEHDLAGKGIKYITSMIKGVANEYKIPIALHLDHATNFEIIEKAIENGFTSVMYDGSMLSFDENVANTKKVVDMAKKKGVSVEAELGHVAGKEIDGTSAGETMLTDADEVVKFVSLTGIDALAVSIGTSHGVYVSTPELKIDRLIEINKLSSVPLVLHGGSGTPLDQVQNAIKNGITKVNLYADLRIALMEGMKKAVEFQNRIDPLPDELFKPAKEILKNKIIEKIDMVMSENRA, from the coding sequence ATGTTAGTAACACTAAATGAAATTTTAAAAAAAGCAAGGGAGGAGCATTATGCTGTACCAGCTTTTGATTGTACAGAAGATGTCCTAATAAGAACTATTCTTGATACTGCAGAAGAAAAAAAATCACCAGTTATTTTAATGGTATTAGAACATGATCTTGCTGGAAAAGGAATAAAATATATTACATCTATGATAAAAGGAGTTGCTAATGAATACAAAATTCCAATAGCTCTTCATCTTGATCATGCTACGAATTTTGAGATTATAGAAAAAGCAATAGAAAATGGTTTTACTTCAGTAATGTATGATGGATCAATGTTGTCATTTGATGAAAATGTAGCAAATACAAAAAAAGTTGTTGATATGGCTAAGAAAAAAGGAGTTTCCGTTGAAGCAGAACTTGGACATGTTGCTGGAAAAGAAATAGATGGAACTAGTGCAGGAGAAACTATGCTTACAGATGCTGATGAAGTTGTAAAATTTGTTAGTTTAACAGGAATAGATGCACTAGCTGTATCTATAGGGACTTCTCATGGAGTTTATGTTTCAACGCCAGAATTAAAAATAGACAGGCTTATAGAAATAAATAAATTAAGTTCTGTACCTCTTGTACTTCATGGAGGATCAGGTACACCATTAGATCAAGTACAAAATGCTATCAAAAATGGTATAACAAAAGTTAATCTTTATGCTGATTTAAGAATTGCTTTAATGGAAGGGATGAAAAAGGCAGTGGAATTTCAAAACAGAATAGATCCTTTACCAGATGAATTATTTAAACCAGCAAAGGAAATTTTGAAAAATAAAATAATAGAAAAAATAGATATGGTTATGTCAGAGAATAGAGCTTAA